A region from the Oncorhynchus keta strain PuntledgeMale-10-30-2019 chromosome 5, Oket_V2, whole genome shotgun sequence genome encodes:
- the LOC127930318 gene encoding LOW QUALITY PROTEIN: NLR family CARD domain-containing protein 3-like (The sequence of the model RefSeq protein was modified relative to this genomic sequence to represent the inferred CDS: inserted 1 base in 1 codon) encodes MSQLHNHVNSLNHLTVSMCLCQRSKMSISGEREEGGPASKMRLSGEHDTTAKSPIKQERPASPVPSCVSMKSERSMGHPILFREADFSTGQRNQEERSEILRGQSSQSHQTDLAPIFSLLEENIITFVKNELKMFKRILSPELPEGFESQKQDKEVDAEDEKHESSAREGALKITLHVLRKMNQKELADTLEKNELAVICQRELKSNLKKKFQCVFEGIAKQGNPTLLNKIYTELYITEGGTGEVNNEHELRQIETTTRKQARPETAIKCNDIFKPLTGQDKPIRTVLTKGVAGIGKTVSVQKFILDWAEGKANQDVQFVFSFPFRELNLMKEDKHTLIELLNHFSMENKESRISNYDKYNVLFIFDGLDECRLPLDFQNNKICWDVTESTSVDVLLTNLIKGNLLPSALLWITTRPAAANQIPSGCVDQVTEVRGFNDPQKEEYFRKRFSDEDLASSIISHIKTSRSLHIMCHIPVFCWISATVLEHMLKHKREEMPKTLTEMYTHLVVFHTKQKNEKYLGKEETGPHWNKESILSLGKLAFQQLVKGNLIFYEEDLKEAGIDVNEASVYSGLCTQLFKEECGLYQDKVYCFVHLSIQEFLAAVYVFLSFSNNNENLMAEPQSTSRNFYVRIRQKIKVTVYKSAVDEALQSETGNLDLFLRFLLGLSLQSNQKHLRGLLTKTRSSSQSHEKTVKYIKEKIRENXSPERSINLFHCLNELNDHSLVEEIQRYLRSGSVSEAKLSPSQWSALVFVLLSSEKELDVFDLKKYSRSEEGLLRLLPVVKVSRAALLSGCGVTDKGCASLASALKSNPSHLRELDLSNNDLKDSGVKLLSDGLGNPHCKLETLRLSGCLVTEEGCASLVSALRSNPSHLRELDLSYNHPGDSGVRLLSAGLEDPNYRLEKLNVEHGGEIRMKPGLRKYVCDLTLDPNTVNRLLSLSEENRKVTCRRQERRYPDHTERFEDCEQVLCKEGLTGRCYWEVERSGGGAVMGVTYKGIKRRGGGIDCGIGYNDKSWSLVCSDNSYKACHNNNHTTIDVPSSSSHRVGVYLDWPAGTLSFYRVSSDTLTHLYTFYTTFTEPLYPGFRVYDVTSSVSLCQVVPVSNTT; translated from the exons ATGTCACAACTCCATAATCATGTGAATTCATTAAATCATCTGACTGTTTCGATGTGTCT ttgtcagcGGTCTAAAATGAGtatctctggggagagagaggaggggggccctgcctctaaaatgagactCTCTGGGGAACATGACACCACAGCTAAAAG TCCAATCAAGCAGGAGAGACCAGCCTCCCCTGTACCCAGCTGTGTGTCCATGAAGAGTGAGCGGTCTATGGGTCATCCTATACTGTTTAGAGAGGCAGACTTTTCTACTGGACAAAG AAACCAAGAGGAGAGGTCAGAGATTCTCAGGGGTCAGTCTTCCCAGAGTCATCAAACAGACCTGGCCCCCATATTCAGT TTGCTTGAAGAGAATATTATCACATTTGTAAAGAACGAGCTGAAGATGTTCAAGAGGATTCTTAGTCCAGAACTCCCAGAAGGCTTTGAGAGTCAGAAGCAGGATAAGGAAGTGGATGCTGAAGATGAGAAGCATGAGAGCAGTGCCAGAGAGGGGGCTCTGAAGATCACACTGCACGTCCTGAGGAAAATGAACCAGAAGGAGCTTGCTGACACACTGGAGAAAA ATGAACTTGCTGTGATTTGCCAACGTGAACTCAAATCTAATCTAAAGAAGAAGTTTCAATGTGTATTTGAGGGGATCGCTAAACAAGGAAACCCAACACTTCTCAATAAGatctacacagagctctacatcacAGAGGGTGGAACAGGAGAGGTCAATAATGAACATGAGCTGAGACAGATTGAGACAACAACCAGGAAACAAGCAAGACCAGAGACTGCAATCAAATGTAATGACATCTTCAAACCCTTAACTGGACAAGACAAACCTATCAGAACTGTGCTGACAAAGGGAGTCGCTGGCATTGGAAAAACAGTCTCTGTGCAGAAGTTCATTCTGGACTGGGCTGAAGGAAAAGCAAATCAGGATGTCCAATTTGTTTTTTCATTCCCTTTTCGGGAGCTGAATTTGATGAAAGAGGACAAACACACTTTGATTGAACTTCTCAATCACTTCTCAATGGAAAACAAAGAATCAAGAATCTCCAACTACGACAAGTACAACGTTCTGTTCATCTTTGATGGTCTGGATGAGTGCCGACTGCCCCTAGACTTCCAGAACAACAAGATCTGTTGGGACGTCACAGAGTCAACCTCAGTGGATGTTCTGCTGACAAATCTCATCAAGGGAAAcctgcttccctctgctctcctctggataACTACCCGACCTGCAGCAGCCAATCAGATCCCTTCAGGGTGTGTTGACCAGGTGACAGAGGTACGAGGGTTCAATGACCCACAGAAGGAGGAGTACTTCAGGAAGAGATTCAGTGATGAGGACCTGGCCAGCAGTATCATCTCACACATAAAGACATCAAGGAGCCTCCACATCATGTGCCACATTCCAGTCTTCTGTTGGATTTCTGCAACAGTCCTTGAACACATGCTGAAGcataagagagaagagatgccCAAGACTCTGACTGAGATGTACACACACCTTGTGGTGTTTCATACCAAACAGAAGAATGAAAAGTATCTTGGGAAAGAAGAGACAGGTCCACACTGGAATAAAGAGAGCATTCTGTCACTGGGAAAACTGGCTTTTCAACAGCTTGTGAAGGGCAATCTGATTTTCTATGAAGAAGACCTGAAAGAGGCTGGCATTGATGTCAATGAAGCCTCAGTGTACTCAGGATTGTGCACACAGCTCTTTAAAGAGGAATGTGGGCTGTACCAGGACAAGGTGTACTGCTTCGTGCATCTGAGCATTCAGGAGTTTCTGGCTGCTGTATATGTGTTCCTCTCATTCAGCAACAACAATGAAAATCTAATGGCCGAACCTCAATCAACATCCAGGAACTTTTATGTGAGGATCAGACAGAAAATTAAAGTCACCGTCTACAAGAGTGCTGTGGATGAAGCCTTACAAAGTGAGACGGGAAACCTGGACCTTTTCCTCCGCTTCCTTCTGGGCCTCTCACTGCAGTCCAATCAGAAGCACTTACGAGGTCTACTGACAAAGACAAGAAGCAGCTCACAGAGCCATGAAAAAACAGTCAAGTACATCAAGGAGAAGATCAGGGAGA CCTCTCCAGAGAGGAGCATCAATCTGTTCCACTGTCTGAATGAACTGAATGACCattctctagtggaggagatccaACGCTACCTGAGATCAGGAAGTGTCTCAGAAGCCAAACTCTCACCTTCACAGTGGTCAGCTCTGGTCTTTGTGTTGCTGTCTTCAGAAAAGGAGCTGGATGTGTTTGACctgaagaaatactccagatcagaggaaggtctTCTGAGGCTACTGCCAGTGGTCAAAGTCTCCAGAGCTGCTCT gctgtcaggctgtggaGTCACGGAcaaaggctgtgcttctctggccTCTGCTCTGaagtcaaacccctcacacctgagagagctggatctgagtaacaatgacctgaaggattcaggagtgaagctgctctctgacggactggggaatccccactgtaaactggagactctgag gctgtcaggctgtctagtcacagaggaaggctgtgcttctctggtctcagctctgaggtcaaacccctcacatCTGAGAGAACTGGACCTGAGCTACAATCACCCAGGAGACTCAGGAgtcagactgctctctgctggactggaggaTCCAAACTACAGACTGGAGAAACTCAA TGTGGAACATGGTGGAGAGATCAGAATGAAACCTGGCCTTAGAAAAT ATGTCTGTGATCTCACACTGGACCCAAACACAGTAAAcagactcctctctctgtctgaggagaacagaaaggTGACATGTAGGAGACAGGAGCGGCGGTATCCTGATCACACAGAGAGATTTGAGGACTGTGAACAGGTGCTGTGTAAAGAGGGTCTGACTGGGCGCTGTTactgggaggtagagaggagtgggggaggggctgttatgggagtgacatataaaggaatcaaaaggagaggagggggcatTGACTGTGGGATTGGATACAATGACAAGTCCTGGAGTCTGGTCTGCTCTGACAACAGTTACAAGGCCTGTCACAATAATAATCACACTACCATAGACGTCCCGTCCTCCAGCTCCCACAGAGTAGGAGTGTATCTGGACTGGCCAGccggcactctgtccttctacagagtctcctctgacacactgacccACCTGTACACATTCTACACCACATTCACTGAGCCCCTCTATCCAGGGTTTAGGGTTTATGATGTTACCTCCTCCGTGTCCCTTTGTCAAGTGGTTCCTGTGTCAAACACAACATGA